A stretch of DNA from Thiomicrospira sp. XS5:
GGTTCAGCAAAACCTTCCTGGAATTGATGCTGGATCTGGAATCGGTCAATGTCGACATGCTGAACGATCATGCCGCCTGTGAAAAATGGGTGGCGGCAGCCTTGCCACGCCTGAAGGCGATTGGCGAAAACCAAAAAGTCGAATACCAACTGCAAGTTGAACCGGCTTTACAAGGTGAAACGAAATTTCAATTGAGACTGCAACAACGTGAGCACGGCACACTGAGTTCGCAGGTGTATGACGAGGACTTCTTTGCCGCGGCGGAATATGAACAGATTGCAAAAGTGGCCACCGAACTGAAAGGGCTACTGAGCGATACCGCTTATATTCAACGCGGCGAAAAACAAGAAGCGGTTTCACACTTCAAAGATGCCATGGATTGGCTACTCGCTGAGGCAAAACGCGGCCAAAGCATTCAACGTTACAAAGGTCTGGGTGAAATGAACCCGGAACAGCTATGGGAAACGACAATGAATGCCGAAGCACGACGACTCTTGCAAGTGACAATTTCTGATGCGATTCAGGCTGACCAGGTATTTACCACCCTAATGGGGGATGAAGTGGAACCCCGACGTGAATTCATCGAATCCAATGCCCTTCAGGCAGAGAATATCGACGTTTAACCCGATTCTTTGAATGTCACAAAACGGTCAAAATTTCATCTTTAACAAAGCGGTATAAATCGTTTTTAATAGCCGAAATTTATTTTTTAAACTTTAGAAAGACCCTAAAAAGGGTCATTTACACGCTTGTGTAAATAACACTATAGGAGACACATATGTCAGTAGAGCATCCAATTGTTACAGTGACCGGTTCTTCAGGAGCCGGAACGTCATTTGTAAAACGCGCTGTGGAAAAAATCTTTGAGCGTGAAAAATTGAATGTGGCGATTGTGGAAGGGGACAGCTACCACAAATATAACCGTACCGAAATGAAAGCGAAAGTGGCGGAATCCAAAGAGAATGGCGGTCCAGTTCTAACGCACTTTTCCGAAAAAGCCAACGAATTCGGCGAACTGGAAGCCTTGTTTAAGGAATACAAAGAAAGTGCCACCGGTAAGCGCCGCTACTACATCCACAGTGATGAGGAAGCCGCTGAGCACAATGCTCGTCTCGGTACGAACTTCTCTTCCGGTGAATTCACCCCTTGGGAACCGATTCCGGAAGGCACCGACATCCTGTTCTACGAAGGCCTGCACGGCATGGTCAAACGTATGGATCACGGTCCGGAAGAAGGCATGCACAATGTCGCGCAATACGTTGACTTGGGCATCGGTGTAGCACCATCCATCAACATCGAATGGATGCAGAAAATCTACCGTGACACGTCCGAGCGTCCATACTCGGTTGAGCAAGTACGCGACATCATTTTGGAGCGTATGCCGGACTACATCGAAACCATCGTGCCACAGTTCCACCGTACACACATTAACTTCCACCGTGTACCGTTGATCGATACCTCCGATCCGTTCTCCACCATGTCGGACGATGCGCCGATGGGGCCGGCTCCGGAAGATTCTTTGATCATCTGCCACGTCAGACACCAAGACGTTGATTTGGATGCCATCAAGGACAAAATCCCGGGCGCGTTCCTACAGAACGACACCACTTTGGTGTGCAACGGTTCTCACATGGTACAAGCCATGGACTTGATGATGTCGCCAATCATCCACAACTTGATTGAGAAAAAACGCGCTGCTTTGGCCGCTCAAAACGGCTAAACGCTCGTGTCACCACCCAATAAAAAACCTGCTTCATGCAGGTTTTTTTATGTCTATTTCATCACGGCCGTAATGGCTTCCAACTGAATCTCCGTGCCCAACCGAGTTTCGATTTCGCGTTTCACCGCTTCGATTTGCGCATCCCGCAATGAATGATCCGACACCAGTTTGGCCGACACCAGCATCGGCTCGCCACTGCGGATTTTGACATCTTTCAAGACAATGCCTTCCATCTGAAAATCTTTCAACGCCGAAGCCACCTGCTGTTCCTGCACCAAACTACTGAAAGCAAACACCAGCGGAATACTCACCATCGCCACAAACGCCAGCGACAGCAACAAGCCTTTTTTCGCCAATTGAAACGGACTGAACCCCAACACCAAAAAGGTCGCGGCCGCCGCCAGGACAATGCCCGCCAAGTTGGTCATGAACAGTAGGAAAGCACCCCAGAACACCGGCCAATCCCACCAACCGATGCCGATAGACGACACTGCCAGCGGCGGCACCAAGGCCACGGCGATGGCCACGCCGGCCAAACTTTTCGCCACTTCGGAACGAGCATTGGCATAAGCCGCGGCAATACCGGAAATGATGGCGACACCCAAATCCAACAAGGTCGGGCTCAGACGTGCACTGATTTCATGATTCACGCTACTGAGCGGGGTAATCACCGTCAGCAGCGTGCCAAAAAACAGCGCCAATAAAATCCCCACTCCCAGCGTTTTGGCACTTTCGGTCACCAAATCGACATTCTGGCGCAGCACGCCCATCGATAGGGAAATAATCGGCGCCATCAACGGCGCCAGAATCATCGCGCCGATGATAACCGGGGCCGAATTCGCGAACAGCCCCACCGTGGCCAGCAAGGTCGCCAGGACCATCAACACTTTATAGGACTCCGAGGCCTGGGCGTTTTCGCGCAAGGTCAAAAAGACCTCCTTGATTTCCTCCTGATCCGCATGGTGGATCAGGGGAAACGGTCGATTCGCAAGGGCTTTGACCGCTTCGCCTTTCGGCAAACGCGCCACCCGCACCGATTCTTTCATGTCCTTATGGCTGATTTTTTCCGGCAAATGGCTGCTGAGAATCTGCAACGCATCCGGCTCCACCACCACATCCACTTTCTCCGCATTGAAATATTGTCCGTCGATACTGAAATCCAATTGACCGGAACCGGACAGACTGATGCTTTCGGTTTTAATATGCCCCAAATACCCGGCGAGCACACCTTTCGACACCACCCGCTTCGGCAAGACTTTGGTCAGCAGAAAATGCAGTACCTCCGACATGCTTCGCGGTGCCAGTATGACCGCATTCAGCGTGGCTTCGTCCTGCTCGGTTTCCCCCACCACCCGTTTGGTGAACTCACTGGCACTGGGGCGGTACACCACGGAAATGCCCAAAGCCGCGGTGTTGACCACCGTTTCCTTGGCCGTGACCAGTTGATAAGGCAACAGGCACATCTTTTTCAGGCTGAACACCAGCAACAGCAAATTTTTGAGTTTACACCAGAGGCTTTCATCCACCAGCGCCGCCGGTTTCATCATATCGGGATTACCGAGCATCACCGAGTTCAGCACCAGGTGATGGTTGCAATACATCAAATCCGCCGACACCGGCGCTTCCACCGACAGAATGTCTTCCACGGCCTCCGCCGGATTTTTCGGAATCGAGAAACTGCGGTGAATGCGGTTCATTTCCGGGTGCGGAATGAACCCGATGGTCCAGCCCTGCTTAGACGCCAAGGGTAATAATTGATAAAGGGCGTCGTCACTCAGCCAGAACAGCACGGGGGAATCAGGCTGGTAATCGTCCAGTCGCTGGCCGTCATAGGCCACAAACTCACAAGATTCAACCGGCAACAAAGCCTTGATATCCGATTCGAACAACTCCGCCCGCTCGGCATCGTAAAAAATGACGTATTGGTTCACTCAAGCTTCCTTTGCGCGGTTCACTATTGCTCTCGATTCTAATCGACCCCGAAATAAATGCAACTGCCGGATGATTGTCTTTTTTCTTGCGCCATTTATGGGCATAATAATCCCATGCTGAAACCGCTTTCCATTCGTCTCCTTGCCTGCGCCTTCCTAAGCGTTTTACTGTTGCCCGTTCACGCACAACAGCAAACCCTGCCCAAATGGGAAATCGGCTTGGGACCAGGCCTGGTCAGTTATCCGGATTACCCCGGCTCCAAAGAGCAAAACAACCTGATTGTGCCATTTCCATACATCACCTACCGCAGCGACGCCTTTACCATCGACCAGCGCGAAATCAAAAAACCGCTGTACGAATACCGTAACCTGGAATTTGACCTGAGTATTTCCGGCACCATTCCGGTGTCGAGCAAAGACAATAAAGCCCGCGAAGGCATGGACGATCTGGACGGCTCCATCGGCATCGGTCCGGTGGTCAAAGCCCGGTTGTACCGCAATGACCTCAACGAATTCAAATTCGAATGGCCGGTGCGCTGGGTAGTGGCCTCGGACTTCCAGTCCATCCACGAGGAAGGCTTTTTCTCCTCACCCGGCTTCTATTATTATTTTCGACAAGGCTTCAGCGCCCGGGAACGCTTGAAAATCACCCTCGGCGCACGCGCCGATTTCGCCACCGCCCGCAACAACAATTATTTTTACGGCGTGGACGACGATGAAGCCACCGCGGTCCGTCCGGCTTACAAGGCCACCGGCGGCTTCGCCGGCCTGGCGTATGTTTTCAGCCTGAACTGGCACGTCAGTGACTTCTGGCTGGGCGGTTTTTACCGCCTTCGCGACCTCTCGGGCAGCGTTTACGAAAACAGTCCCTTAATGGAAACCACCCGTTCGGAAACCTTCGGCTTCGCCATTACCTGGAACTTCTATCAATCTGACGAAACGGTTCAAGGACTGGAATAAATGAAAACCCTGTTCTTTCCCGCACTGGTACTCACCGCCATCTTGGGCATTTTGCTGTTTGCCGACGGCTGGTTACGGCACGTCGTCCAAACCGCTTCGATTCTATTGTTCCTGTTCATCTACGGCCTCTTCATCCAAAGCTTACGGCCCGGTCAAACGCCTCTGATTACGCGTTACGCCATCTTAATGCAGGCGGATTTGACCCAACGTGATCGACACTATACCCGTGGTGTCACCTGGGCTTGGGTGATTTTATTAACCCTGATTCTACTCACGAAGCTGTGGAGTGGATTATTCGATGGGCGCTGGATACTGCTGGGCCACGACCTCACCGATTACATCGAAGTGGGCTTTTTTCTCGGCTCCACCGCCTTATTCGTTGGCGAACTCTACCTGCGCCGCTGGGTGTTTCCGGAAAAACCGCCGGAAACCCTGTTGCAATTCATCGGCAAAACCTCACAGGTTTCCCTGAAAGACATCTGGCAATTCAAGCCAACAAAATAGCCTCCGAACGGCGTCAACAAGCCTTAAATGATACATGGGTGAGCCATTAAAAACGCCACAAAAACCCCTGAATGCTTTATACTTTTGGCAATTCGTTTTTTGAAAAAGCTCTATGCGTTATCCAATCCAAATTTCCGCTTCAACCCTTGTCTCCGGCATGGGCGTCGGCCTAAAGGCACACCGCCATGCGCTTGAAAATGAGACCACCGGCTTAAAGCTCAATACCCAAACTCTGGAAACCAAACTGGAAACCTTCTACGGGGAAGTGACCGACTTACCGGCCTTACCGCCGCATTTAAGCGATTACGACTGCCGCAATAATCGCCTGGCCTGGCAAGCGTTAATCACCGACGGATTCGCCGAGCAAGTTGCCGAAGTGGCTAACCGCTTCGGCGCACATCGCATCGGTTTGGCACTGGGAACCAGCACTTCGGGTATTTTGGAAACCGAACAGGTATTGGCTTATCGCGAACAAAACGGGCAGTTCTCCGACGATTATCATTATGAAACCACGCATCGCATGAATTCGCTGGCGGATTTCTGCGCCGACGCCCTGTCGCTACAAGGCCCTCGCCTGATTATTTCCACGGCCTGTTCTTCCAGCGCTAAGGTGTTCGCCACCGCTTCGCGCTGGTTGGATCACGATTTGGTCGATGCAGTGCTGGTCGGCGGTGTCGACACCCTGTGCCTGACCACCATCCACGGCTTCAACGCGCTGGGCTTGGTGAGCCACGACATCGTGCGACCATTGGATGCGCGCCGTGACGGCATCAATATCGGCGAAGCCGGCGGCTTTATGTTGTTGGAAAAAGCCTCGAAAACCGCCAGGCCTGGCGAAAACCCCATTCAACTCACCGGCTTTGGCGAAACCAGCGATGCCTATCACATTTCCACACCCCACCCCGACGGCCAGGGCGCACACGACGCCATGGCACAGGCACTGAACATGGCCGGACTTGCGCCCGCAGACATTGACTACCTCAACCTGCACGGCACCGGCACGCCCAGTAACGACCTCGCCGAGTCCAAGGCTGTCAACACCTTGTTTGCTGACAAGACTCCGCTGCTCAGCTCCACCAAAGGGTTCACCGGCCATACGCTCGGCGCGGCGGGCATCACCGAAGCAATTTTCTGCCAACTGGCGCTTGAATCCCAGCAGGCCTGGGCGAATTTGAACTGCGAGCAGCTCGACGGCGCCTTATCGCTGACGCCGGTTTTAAAGACGCAGTCGGCCGAATTACGCCATTGCATGAGCAATTCCTTCGGTTTCGGCGGCAACAATGCCTGCCTGATTTTCAGCCAAACCGACATCGACAAAACCGGAGGGCCGATATGAAAGCGTACATCGAACACATCGGCTTACAAGCGCCCGGCTTGGAAGGTTGGGACGCCTCTCAAACGGTTCTGCTCGGCGACACGCCGTATCAGTCCGAACCCTTGTCAAAATACAGCCCGCAGTTTTTACCTGCCAATGAACGACGCCGCACCACGCCAACCATTAAACTGGCGTTACGCACCGCGGAAGAGACGGTTTCCGGCTATGCACCGGAAGCCATCGCCGCCATGCCAACGCTGTTTGCCTGCGTCGACGGCGACACCGAAATTTCCGCGAAAATGACCAGTGCGATTTTGCAGGACGAGCCGATGATTTCGCCGATTCATTTCCACAATTCGGTGCACAATGCCCCCGCCGGTTACTGGATGATCGGTCAGCACAACCAACAAGCGGCCTCCGCCATTTCCGCCGGGGAATACCAAATCGCCAACAGCTTTATCGAAGCCCTGTCGCAATTGTCGGATACGCATCCGAAAGTACTGCTGGTTGTGTACGATTTACCGATTGACCCGATTATCGAAAGTTACCAACCGGCGATGCAACCTTTTGCGTTCGGTTTGGTGCTATCACATCAACCCAACGACCGGACTCTGGCCGAACTGTCTTTGTCACTCGCACCGGGCCAGGTTCAAGCCGCCAAACACGATTGGTTCGGCGACAATGTCGCAGCCGAGGCTCTGCCGCTGTTGCAACGCCTCGCGCAAAAACAAGCCGGGCAATTCGCTTTTCCGGTGTCGTCACAATTGACGGCCAACCTGACGTTAACCCCGGTTCAACGCGATTGAGATGAGACGGATGAACGACGAGCTCTTTGATTTCGACACCGTGCACCGTCTGATTCCGCATTCGGACAAAATGTGCCTGTGGGAAGCCGTCACCGCATTTGACGACGACAGTGTACAATGCCGCACCACCCGTCATCTTGACCCGGACCATCCGCTGAAACGCGACGGTCGATTGTCGAAACTCCACCTGATTGAATTCGGCGCACAAACCATCGCCATTCACGGCGGTTTAAAGGCGCAAGCCGAAGCCGAAAACACGGCGTCGCCATCTTCAAAAACGCCCAGGCCTGG
This window harbors:
- a CDS encoding phosphoribulokinase yields the protein MSVEHPIVTVTGSSGAGTSFVKRAVEKIFEREKLNVAIVEGDSYHKYNRTEMKAKVAESKENGGPVLTHFSEKANEFGELEALFKEYKESATGKRRYYIHSDEEAAEHNARLGTNFSSGEFTPWEPIPEGTDILFYEGLHGMVKRMDHGPEEGMHNVAQYVDLGIGVAPSINIEWMQKIYRDTSERPYSVEQVRDIILERMPDYIETIVPQFHRTHINFHRVPLIDTSDPFSTMSDDAPMGPAPEDSLIICHVRHQDVDLDAIKDKIPGAFLQNDTTLVCNGSHMVQAMDLMMSPIIHNLIEKKRAALAAQNG
- a CDS encoding DUF389 domain-containing protein encodes the protein MNQYVIFYDAERAELFESDIKALLPVESCEFVAYDGQRLDDYQPDSPVLFWLSDDALYQLLPLASKQGWTIGFIPHPEMNRIHRSFSIPKNPAEAVEDILSVEAPVSADLMYCNHHLVLNSVMLGNPDMMKPAALVDESLWCKLKNLLLLVFSLKKMCLLPYQLVTAKETVVNTAALGISVVYRPSASEFTKRVVGETEQDEATLNAVILAPRSMSEVLHFLLTKVLPKRVVSKGVLAGYLGHIKTESISLSGSGQLDFSIDGQYFNAEKVDVVVEPDALQILSSHLPEKISHKDMKESVRVARLPKGEAVKALANRPFPLIHHADQEEIKEVFLTLRENAQASESYKVLMVLATLLATVGLFANSAPVIIGAMILAPLMAPIISLSMGVLRQNVDLVTESAKTLGVGILLALFFGTLLTVITPLSSVNHEISARLSPTLLDLGVAIISGIAAAYANARSEVAKSLAGVAIAVALVPPLAVSSIGIGWWDWPVFWGAFLLFMTNLAGIVLAAAATFLVLGFSPFQLAKKGLLLSLAFVAMVSIPLVFAFSSLVQEQQVASALKDFQMEGIVLKDVKIRSGEPMLVSAKLVSDHSLRDAQIEAVKREIETRLGTEIQLEAITAVMK
- a CDS encoding MipA/OmpV family protein, encoding MLKPLSIRLLACAFLSVLLLPVHAQQQTLPKWEIGLGPGLVSYPDYPGSKEQNNLIVPFPYITYRSDAFTIDQREIKKPLYEYRNLEFDLSISGTIPVSSKDNKAREGMDDLDGSIGIGPVVKARLYRNDLNEFKFEWPVRWVVASDFQSIHEEGFFSSPGFYYYFRQGFSARERLKITLGARADFATARNNNYFYGVDDDEATAVRPAYKATGGFAGLAYVFSLNWHVSDFWLGGFYRLRDLSGSVYENSPLMETTRSETFGFAITWNFYQSDETVQGLE
- a CDS encoding beta-ketoacyl-[acyl-carrier-protein] synthase family protein, producing MRYPIQISASTLVSGMGVGLKAHRHALENETTGLKLNTQTLETKLETFYGEVTDLPALPPHLSDYDCRNNRLAWQALITDGFAEQVAEVANRFGAHRIGLALGTSTSGILETEQVLAYREQNGQFSDDYHYETTHRMNSLADFCADALSLQGPRLIISTACSSSAKVFATASRWLDHDLVDAVLVGGVDTLCLTTIHGFNALGLVSHDIVRPLDARRDGINIGEAGGFMLLEKASKTARPGENPIQLTGFGETSDAYHISTPHPDGQGAHDAMAQALNMAGLAPADIDYLNLHGTGTPSNDLAESKAVNTLFADKTPLLSSTKGFTGHTLGAAGITEAIFCQLALESQQAWANLNCEQLDGALSLTPVLKTQSAELRHCMSNSFGFGGNNACLIFSQTDIDKTGGPI
- a CDS encoding beta-ketoacyl synthase chain length factor; the protein is MKAYIEHIGLQAPGLEGWDASQTVLLGDTPYQSEPLSKYSPQFLPANERRRTTPTIKLALRTAEETVSGYAPEAIAAMPTLFACVDGDTEISAKMTSAILQDEPMISPIHFHNSVHNAPAGYWMIGQHNQQAASAISAGEYQIANSFIEALSQLSDTHPKVLLVVYDLPIDPIIESYQPAMQPFAFGLVLSHQPNDRTLAELSLSLAPGQVQAAKHDWFGDNVAAEALPLLQRLAQKQAGQFAFPVSSQLTANLTLTPVQRD